One region of Armigeres subalbatus isolate Guangzhou_Male chromosome 3, GZ_Asu_2, whole genome shotgun sequence genomic DNA includes:
- the LOC134221683 gene encoding zinc finger protein 391-like: MDSFDDSTEDFLSNGFYQFYTEFHEDLFDVFLPGDNLVVETIESEVVELEHASAGKELVDVGLEAQVENFILDYSSIEFNQIWDNDYQLPDRTFLCDGSCDAFLRKGETELEQVRVPNEQDTAELTPTNFVCPFESCRKVYAKPVHLKAHLRRHVGDKPYQCKWNGCKWRFSRSDELARHFRSHSGVRPYKCDFCPKCFSRSDHLAKHRKVHERKIAAGKSKAVWISLPRSKPGRKPKSASKV, translated from the coding sequence ATGGATAGCTTTGACGATTCCACGGAGGACTTCCTATCCAATGGGTTTTATCAGTTTTATACCGAATTCCACGAAGATCTGTTCGACGTGTTCCTGCCTGGAGACAATCTTGTGGTGGAGACGATCGAGTCGGAGGTCGTTGAACTGGAGCATGCGTCAGCTGGAAAGGAACTTGTGGATGTGGGCCTAGAAGCGCAGGTGGAAAACTTTATTTTGGATTACAGCAGCATTGAGTTCAATCAGATTTGGGATAATGACTATCAACTACCAGATCGAACATTTCTGTGCGATGGCTCATGCGATGCATTTCTGCGAAAAGGAGAGACAGAATTGGAACAAGTAAGAGTTCCGAATGAGCAAGATACCGCCGAACTAACTCCGACGAATTTCGTTTGTCCGTTTGAGTCCTGTCGAAAAGTGTATGCCAAACCGGTGCACTTGAAGGCCCACCTCAGGCGACACGTGGGCGATAAACCGTACCAGTGCAAGTGGAACGGGTGCAAGTGGCGGTTCTCGCGTTCCGATGAGCTGGCTCGGCACTTCCGTTCCCATTCAGGCGTTCGACCGTACAAATGCGACTTCTGCCCGAAGTGTTTCTCCCGATCGGATCATCTGGCCAAACATAGGAAAGTGCACGAGCGAAAAATTGCGGCCGGGAAGTCGAAAGCCGTTTGGATCAGTTTGCCACGAAGCAAACCGGGGCGGAAACCCAAAAGTGCAAGCAAAGTGTGA
- the LOC134224685 gene encoding N-sulphoglucosamine sulphohydrolase — protein sequence MDIRYGAPFYLVIILIGVTSAHQNVLLLLADDGGFEIGAYRNKIVQTPALDALAKQSLIFNNAYASVSSCSPSRASILTGMPEHQNGMYGLHNGVHHFNALDKVKSISTILSETGVRTGLIGKKHVGPADVFKFDYERTEEEYSVNQVGRNITNIKLFVREFLGESKKKDQPFFLMVSFHDPHRCGHITPQYGPFCERWGSGEEGMGLIPDWHPIYYVWDQLILPYYIPDTEPARRDVAAQYTTISRLDQGIGLVLKELADAGFEKDTLVVYTSDNGPPFPAARTNLYDPGMAEPMFIRSPDPKSRRNEVTYSLSSHLDLLPTFLDWFNLSYPVDVAQPDTNAIDEQPPPKPILTGKSLLPLLAAEPPTDPDQAVFASQSFHEVTMTYPMRAIRTKRYKLIHNLNHQLPFPVDQDLFVSPTFQDLLARKANNQDMRWYKNLQLYYNRPEWELFDLKMDPAERNNLAGKPVVKELFEKLQLKLRNWQELTNDPFRCLPGGVLLDTGEYLNNATCFDLGQ from the exons ATGGACATTCGTTATGGGGCTCCATTTTATctagtaattattttaataggAGTCACCTCTGCCCATCAGAATGTTCTGCTTCTATTAG CGGACGACGGTGGATTCGAGATCGGGGCCTACCGGAACAAGATCGTGCAAACTCCGGCGCTAGATGCCCTTGCGAAGCAGAGTTTGATATTTAACAATGCCTATGCTTCCGTTAGCAGTTGTTCCCCGTCTCGAGCATCGATCCTCACTGGAATGCCGGAGCACCAGAACGGAATGTACGGTCTGCACAACGGAGTGCATCATTTCAATGCCCTCGACAAGGTGAAAAGCATTTCGACCATACTGTCTGAGACGGGTGTCCGGACCGGCCTAATCGGTAAGAAACACGTTGGACCGGCAGATGTATTTAAGTTCGATTACGAGCGAACAGAAGAAGAGTACTCTGTTAATCAGGTTGGAAGGAATATCACTAACATAAAGCTATTTGTCAGAGAATTCCTTGGGGAGAGTAAGAAGAAGGATCAGCCTTTCTTCCTGATGGTTTCGTTCCATGATCCACATCGTTGTGGACACATAACTCCCCAGTACGGGCCTTTCTGCGAACGCTGGGGATCCGGAGAAGAAGGAATGGGATTGATTCCTGATTGGCATCCCATTTATTACGTTTGGGACCAGTTGATCCTACCGTACTACATTCCGGACACTGAACCAGCTCGCAGGGACGTTGCTGCCCAGTACACAACCATCTCTCGCCTCGATCAAGGTATTGGCCTGGTACTGAAGGAACTCGCCGATGCTGGCTTCGAAAAGGACACTCTCGTAGTTTACACGTCCGATAACGGACCACCCTTCCCGGCTGCCCGTACTAATCTCTACGACCCAGGGATGGCTGAACCCATGTTCATTCGTTCGCCGGATCCAAAAAGTCGTCGAAACGAGGTCACCTATTCTTTGTCCAGCCACCTTGATCTACTTCCCActtttttggattggtttaatcTATCGTACCCCGTTGATGTTGCCCAGCCCGATACAAATGCCATCGACGAACAACCCCCACCAAAACCCATTCTAACTGGCAAGTCGCTTCTTCCCTTGCTCGCCGCTGAGCCACCCACTGACCCGGATCAGGCCGTGTTTGCTTCGCAATCGTTCCACGAAGTCACCATGACCTACCCGATGCGTGCCATCCGCACCAAACGCTACAAGCTGATCCACAACCTGAACCACCAGCTGCCGTTCCCCGTCGATCAGGATCTTTTCGTTTCACCTACCTTCCAAGATCTGCTGGCGCGCAAGGCCAACAACCAGGACATGCGCTGGTACAAAAACCTACAACTGTATTATAATCGGCCGGAGTGGGAGCTGTTTGACCTCAAGATGGATCCCGCCGAAAGGAATAATCTGGCCGGGAAACCGGTGGTCAaggaactttttgaaaaactccaACTAAAGTTACGTAATTGGCAGGAGTTAACAAATGATCCGTTCCGCTGTCTACCCGGGGGAGTACTGCTCGACACCGGTGAGTATCTGAACAATGCCACTTGTTTTGATTTGGGCCAATGA